Proteins from a genomic interval of candidate division WOR-3 bacterium:
- a CDS encoding PaaI family thioesterase, translated as MKKVKNPFLLLDNYCCFACSPHNPHGLQLQFYEEEGEVFALFDAKQRFEGFPGMLHGGIAGTILDEVMFWASFVKMQIMTVTMSMELKYKLPVSLDREYKARGKVVGIKRRSVICESSIEDGDKTVYCLAKGVYFIPEKRKFSDAARIDVDKGPLAGFFR; from the coding sequence ATGAAAAAAGTAAAGAATCCATTTCTTCTTCTAGATAACTACTGCTGTTTTGCTTGTTCTCCTCACAATCCTCACGGACTTCAACTCCAATTTTACGAAGAAGAAGGCGAAGTATTCGCTCTGTTCGACGCGAAACAGAGGTTCGAAGGATTTCCCGGAATGCTCCATGGAGGAATTGCGGGAACAATCCTGGACGAAGTGATGTTCTGGGCTTCTTTCGTAAAAATGCAAATTATGACAGTCACAATGTCCATGGAATTAAAATACAAATTACCGGTATCGCTCGACAGGGAGTATAAGGCCAGAGGAAAAGTCGTCGGAATAAAACGCCGGTCGGTAATTTGTGAATCTTCAATAGAAGACGGCGACAAAACGGTTTACTGCCTGGCCAAAGGTGTTTATTTTATTCCCGAAAAAAGAAAATTTTCCGATGCCGCCAGAATTGACGTGGATAAAGGGCCTCTTGCCGGATTTTTCAGATAG
- a CDS encoding YigZ family protein, translating into MAKFVPSSSATVETLDKKSRFIAFLTPVESDEDIKKILSARKSAIKNANHHPFAFIAGAKKKYSDDGEPSGTSGKPILSCIERASLFETLIVVSRIFGGIKLGAAGLTRAYVKAASLAVSRAHLKELVSVIDYEIVCDYREFEEFKKLIGPFRIYCQDDSYTEKVRSRFSLIESDEKTFAKAFASAKNMIPQALKKGKREIYVE; encoded by the coding sequence ATGGCTAAATTCGTTCCTTCTTCTTCGGCGACGGTTGAGACGCTGGATAAGAAAAGCAGATTCATCGCTTTTCTAACACCCGTCGAAAGTGACGAAGACATCAAAAAAATCCTCTCCGCCCGAAAATCGGCGATTAAAAACGCCAATCATCATCCTTTCGCATTCATCGCAGGAGCTAAAAAAAAATATTCCGACGACGGCGAACCATCCGGAACTTCCGGCAAACCTATTCTCTCTTGCATAGAGAGGGCATCGCTTTTTGAAACTCTCATAGTCGTGAGCAGGATTTTCGGAGGCATAAAACTCGGCGCGGCAGGTTTGACGAGAGCTTATGTAAAAGCGGCCTCTCTGGCAGTATCCCGCGCACACCTCAAAGAGCTCGTCAGCGTAATCGATTACGAGATCGTTTGCGATTACAGAGAGTTTGAGGAATTTAAAAAACTAATCGGACCATTCAGGATATACTGCCAGGATGACTCTTATACTGAAAAAGTACGGTCTCGTTTTTCTCTGATCGAATCAGACGAAAAAACTTTCGCGAAAGCTTTCGCCTCAGCGAAAAATATGATCCCTCAAGCGCTGAAGAAGGGAAAAAGAGAAATATATGTGGAATAA
- a CDS encoding ABC transporter ATP-binding protein yields MLAIKNLKKYYDKTLAVDGVNIVIPEGRIFAFIGPNGAGKTTTIKILATLLLPTEGEISVNGTDLLKEPMSIKKIIGYIPDTPFLYDKLTGREFLQFVSELFSIERKEFNRRFAELDEYLAFGDWIDNLVESYSHGMKQRVAIASSLIHDPYLLLIDEPMVGLDPLSAKRVKDLFRDFASRGKIVFLSTHTLPLAEDIADLVGVINKGKLIYQGPPKELTSKKESNLEEIFLKMIAEQT; encoded by the coding sequence ATGCTGGCAATTAAAAATCTGAAAAAATACTACGATAAAACACTCGCAGTCGACGGCGTGAACATCGTGATCCCCGAAGGACGGATTTTCGCCTTTATAGGCCCAAACGGTGCCGGGAAAACCACCACGATAAAAATCCTCGCGACGCTCCTTCTGCCGACGGAAGGCGAAATATCAGTCAACGGTACAGACTTGTTGAAAGAACCCATGAGCATAAAGAAAATAATAGGTTACATACCTGACACTCCGTTTCTGTATGACAAACTTACCGGAAGGGAATTCCTCCAATTCGTCTCGGAACTGTTTTCAATAGAAAGAAAAGAATTCAACAGAAGATTCGCGGAACTCGATGAATATTTGGCATTCGGGGATTGGATAGACAATCTTGTCGAAAGTTATTCGCACGGCATGAAGCAAAGAGTTGCCATAGCCTCTTCTTTGATACACGACCCCTATCTTCTTCTAATAGACGAGCCGATGGTCGGACTTGATCCGCTTTCGGCGAAAAGGGTCAAGGATCTGTTCAGGGATTTCGCTTCCAGGGGAAAAATTGTGTTTCTTTCCACACACACTCTTCCGCTCGCTGAAGACATTGCAGATCTGGTCGGCGTTATAAACAAAGGGAAACTCATATATCAGGGACCTCCCAAAGAACTTACTTCAAAGAAAGAATCCAACCTCGAGGAAATATTCCTCAAAATGATTGCCGAACAGACATGA
- a CDS encoding DUF58 domain-containing protein → MEDVLFKNPLSDLPYDLLKSTSLSIIAKMVVEGLFSGLHRSCYKGFSVEFSQHRKYYPGDETKRIDWRATCRRDKTVVKEFEDRTNLQAYVILDASASMEYGSGQVKKSTYAKILCASLVYLLTKQRDMVGFASFSEKIDWIVAPGGTSHHVRRVFGMIERTKFEGKTDVEKILYELGERIKKRSLIIIISDLLGENPDFIKPLKGLRYKKNEIVLFWVRDPKEVRYGFKNDFTLYDPELDRRIFAEYSHTKKKFDEKMSSLEKTIYEETSSSSIYFMDARTDRDIRNLLLEFVSDRKKIV, encoded by the coding sequence ATGGAAGACGTTCTTTTTAAGAATCCATTGTCTGATCTCCCATACGATCTTTTGAAATCGACTTCTCTCAGCATCATTGCAAAGATGGTAGTCGAAGGGCTGTTCAGTGGCCTGCACAGAAGCTGTTACAAAGGATTTTCGGTCGAGTTTTCCCAGCACAGAAAATACTATCCGGGTGACGAGACCAAGAGGATTGACTGGAGGGCTACCTGCCGAAGAGATAAAACTGTGGTCAAGGAGTTTGAAGACAGGACTAATCTCCAGGCTTACGTAATTTTGGACGCGTCGGCATCCATGGAATACGGAAGCGGCCAAGTGAAAAAGTCGACTTACGCGAAAATACTGTGCGCTTCTCTGGTCTATCTTCTGACAAAGCAGAGGGACATGGTCGGTTTTGCTTCATTTTCCGAGAAAATTGACTGGATAGTCGCTCCGGGAGGCACTTCACATCACGTGAGAAGAGTTTTCGGAATGATAGAACGGACAAAGTTCGAAGGAAAAACCGACGTCGAAAAAATCCTGTACGAATTGGGCGAGAGGATAAAAAAAAGGAGTCTGATAATAATAATATCGGATCTTCTCGGAGAGAATCCTGATTTCATAAAGCCCTTGAAGGGTTTGAGGTATAAGAAAAACGAAATCGTACTCTTTTGGGTAAGAGATCCGAAGGAAGTGAGATACGGTTTCAAAAACGATTTCACTCTTTACGATCCTGAACTGGACAGGAGAATTTTCGCCGAATACTCGCATACAAAAAAGAAATTTGACGAGAAGATGTCTTCTCTTGAAAAAACGATCTACGAAGAAACGAGCTCGAGCAGTATATATTTCATGGACGCAAGAACCGACAGGGACATAAGAAACCTTCTTTTGGAATTCGTTTCCGACAGAAAAAAAATTGTTTGA
- a CDS encoding response regulator codes for MDGKIRIMLAEDDPHMMKVMGDAFDGRKYDVVREENGSEALNRLLEEDFHVAVLDDQMPGTGGINICKRLREENRKKSLPIILLTATTDPAERIDGYRSGADACLSKPVNNQEMVGIIENLCRQRYDSEFILSNMKGFGGTVSSFPVVDLLQFMEMGAKTGSLEIKSFEKSAVVYFDKGVIVHSESGRLRGSNAIYHIISWQDGTFVYSPDKMPAEVTVRENLSHLLLEGIRLMDEEARDNTAVKELTQALLQVETSTESKVLKKMEDLSKKIALGEKRIFEILVIDIWKDSRKEMLDFFISSILKYIGRDVQVSKKDSAISSFAKLDVMKDFSIDIVVSSGKRKFNLLWQVFLEQANALVVFVDPTNEEARNDGIEIARRFNSYRSQIPCVIISPVGQKAAGLPFENPKWFAVPEYNLINLEEIFQFMFDFTQEHFLDEIEMRR; via the coding sequence ATGGACGGCAAGATAAGGATAATGCTTGCCGAAGACGATCCTCATATGATGAAAGTAATGGGGGACGCTTTCGACGGCAGGAAATATGATGTTGTCAGGGAAGAAAACGGTTCGGAAGCTTTGAACAGACTTCTCGAAGAGGACTTCCATGTCGCTGTTCTCGACGATCAAATGCCCGGAACGGGCGGCATCAATATATGCAAAAGACTCAGAGAAGAAAACAGAAAAAAAAGCCTTCCGATCATACTTCTGACCGCGACAACAGATCCCGCCGAAAGAATCGACGGATACCGTTCAGGCGCGGATGCCTGCCTTTCCAAACCTGTTAATAACCAGGAAATGGTTGGGATAATCGAAAATCTTTGCCGTCAGAGATATGACAGCGAATTTATTCTCAGCAACATGAAAGGGTTTGGCGGGACAGTCAGCAGTTTTCCGGTTGTTGACCTCCTTCAATTCATGGAGATGGGCGCTAAAACAGGTTCTCTCGAGATAAAAAGTTTTGAAAAAAGCGCCGTTGTTTATTTTGACAAAGGCGTAATTGTGCATTCCGAATCAGGAAGACTCAGGGGCAGCAACGCAATATATCACATAATAAGCTGGCAGGACGGAACTTTCGTCTATTCTCCCGACAAAATGCCGGCGGAGGTGACTGTCAGGGAAAACCTGTCACACTTGCTTCTGGAAGGCATCAGGCTTATGGACGAAGAGGCGAGGGATAACACGGCCGTAAAAGAACTGACACAGGCTCTTTTACAAGTGGAAACTTCTACCGAATCAAAAGTATTGAAGAAAATGGAAGATCTCTCGAAGAAAATCGCTCTTGGCGAAAAAAGGATTTTCGAGATACTCGTAATTGACATCTGGAAAGACAGCCGAAAGGAAATGCTCGATTTTTTCATAAGCAGTATTTTGAAATATATTGGCAGAGACGTTCAGGTCTCGAAAAAAGACAGCGCCATATCGAGCTTCGCGAAACTCGACGTGATGAAAGATTTTTCAATAGACATCGTAGTAAGCAGCGGGAAAAGAAAATTCAATCTTCTCTGGCAGGTTTTCCTGGAACAGGCAAACGCTCTCGTTGTTTTTGTCGATCCGACTAATGAAGAAGCAAGAAATGACGGAATAGAAATAGCGAGGAGATTCAACAGCTACCGCTCTCAGATACCTTGCGTGATAATTTCTCCGGTCGGGCAAAAAGCGGCAGGTCTTCCTTTTGAAAATCCAAAATGGTTTGCGGTCCCGGAATACAATCTCATAAACCTCGAAGAGATTTTCCAGTTTATGTTCGATTTCACACAGGAACATTTTCTTGACGAAATCGAAATGAGAAGATGA
- a CDS encoding asparaginase — protein MKKIYIIATGGTIQMRKETGKGVIPAYIGEDILKNLILPDENFKLEFDEFSNVPSPWIKPEDMMRISEKINSLALECDGIVITHGTDTLEETAYFLSLTYDKDTPVVMTAAMRAPPDLGIDGPRNIHDSVMVALESSSIGRGVMVVINNSVFSPRDVTKVSTSNLAAFTSPEYGLLGTIDEKVIFFSKNVQRENIHANRPVGPVDIIPAYSGADTRLISASVDSGAKGLVLEALGRGNVPPGMLEGIFYSINKGLPVIVSTKVQNGRVAATYGYEGGGKHLAGMGCYFAGNLRANKTRIRLMLALGTEDKEMGRYFEKFA, from the coding sequence ATGAAAAAGATCTATATAATTGCCACCGGCGGTACAATACAGATGAGAAAAGAAACCGGAAAAGGCGTTATACCGGCTTATATAGGGGAGGACATTCTGAAAAATCTGATTCTGCCGGATGAGAATTTCAAATTGGAATTCGACGAATTTTCAAATGTTCCCAGCCCATGGATAAAACCCGAAGACATGATGAGAATATCGGAAAAAATCAATTCTCTAGCCCTTGAGTGCGACGGTATAGTGATAACGCATGGCACCGACACACTGGAAGAGACGGCTTATTTTTTATCTTTGACATACGACAAAGATACTCCGGTCGTAATGACTGCGGCTATGCGTGCCCCGCCTGATCTCGGGATTGACGGACCGAGAAATATTCACGATTCTGTCATGGTCGCACTGGAGAGTTCATCCATCGGCAGGGGGGTCATGGTGGTAATCAACAACAGTGTGTTTTCCCCGAGAGACGTGACAAAAGTCTCCACATCAAATCTCGCCGCTTTTACATCGCCTGAATACGGTCTTCTCGGAACCATAGACGAAAAAGTCATATTCTTTTCGAAGAATGTACAAAGAGAAAACATACATGCAAACCGCCCGGTCGGTCCTGTTGATATCATTCCGGCTTATTCAGGAGCGGACACGAGGCTTATCTCGGCATCTGTTGACTCGGGTGCCAAAGGATTGGTCCTGGAAGCTCTCGGAAGAGGAAACGTGCCTCCAGGCATGCTCGAAGGTATTTTTTACTCCATAAACAAAGGTCTGCCAGTAATTGTCTCCACGAAAGTTCAAAACGGAAGAGTGGCGGCAACATACGGATATGAAGGCGGCGGCAAACACCTCGCCGGAATGGGGTGTTATTTCGCTGGAAATCTCCGGGCGAACAAAACGAGGATAAGGCTCATGCTCGCTCTCGGAACTGAGGATAAAGAAATGGGGAGGTATTTTGAAAAATTTGCTTAA
- a CDS encoding LysM peptidoglycan-binding domain-containing protein, which yields MKNLLKTLILFSALTVVLSGHLAALTHTVKLGETLTSISRMYGIPVSQIKSANNLASDMIVEGQRLTIPSGSSGSGDLYVVKSGETLSGLASRFQTTVQAIKNANNLSSDFIREGQRLVIPGRFPPPRQDTEQQRPPVNTNIVIPNEEKTARPAVIEFSAVSPEPLARIAQETETADVYEEIPLLSAEKTELVKSILNSAISYLGSPYVYGATGNGGFDCSGLVFRVFADNGIDLPRTVTDMESSGIEAPKEALMPGDLLIFDDPKHVGIYLGSGRFIHSSSYRNRGVIISSLERESYSSRFIKARRVVY from the coding sequence TTGAAAAATTTGCTTAAAACACTGATTTTATTTTCAGCGCTGACTGTGGTTTTGTCCGGTCATCTCGCGGCTCTGACTCACACTGTCAAACTTGGTGAAACGCTGACATCTATATCGAGGATGTACGGGATTCCTGTTTCCCAGATCAAATCAGCCAACAATCTCGCTTCGGACATGATAGTTGAAGGCCAGAGGCTGACTATACCATCCGGTTCTTCGGGAAGCGGAGACCTGTATGTCGTTAAAAGCGGAGAAACGCTTTCCGGACTCGCTTCGAGATTTCAGACCACAGTTCAGGCGATAAAAAACGCCAACAATCTTTCTTCGGATTTCATAAGAGAAGGCCAGCGGCTCGTCATCCCGGGAAGATTTCCGCCTCCCAGGCAGGATACTGAACAGCAAAGACCTCCGGTAAACACTAACATAGTCATACCGAACGAAGAAAAGACCGCCCGTCCGGCCGTGATTGAATTTTCGGCGGTTTCGCCGGAACCTTTGGCACGCATTGCCCAAGAAACCGAAACCGCTGATGTTTACGAGGAAATTCCGCTATTGTCTGCCGAAAAAACCGAACTCGTTAAATCAATTTTAAACAGTGCGATTTCATATTTGGGCTCACCTTACGTTTACGGAGCCACAGGAAACGGAGGTTTCGATTGCAGCGGACTCGTTTTCAGGGTTTTTGCCGACAACGGCATCGATTTGCCGAGGACGGTTACTGATATGGAAAGCTCCGGAATTGAAGCTCCGAAAGAGGCTCTGATGCCGGGCGATCTTCTTATATTCGACGACCCGAAACATGTGGGTATTTATCTCGGTTCTGGAAGGTTTATTCACTCGTCATCTTACAGGAACAGGGGAGTTATTATAAGCTCTCTCGAAAGAGAGAGCTATTCTTCCCGCTTTATAAAAGCGCGAAGGGTTGTTTACTGA
- a CDS encoding tetratricopeptide repeat protein — MRKYSDSVFLLFMSTVAFFLSSCGPGRLDPEQELLRLESEKKQLELLQEEYMDATALYLENLLSFYPNNPFGADAALRLSEIYRIKSKSEYERRIDEWMTGGFSGLEPFPEYGRAKNMYMQVITKYEGIDTVSAIEAYYALASILEEEGSVDSASIMYRKLVERYPGSARAPAACFRLGLYYFNFRHEGLGKVDLAIDYFDKVLEYPDDPNYDKAVYMIGWLNRVAGPDSIPASITHFLFLLEMSAEEGRTELADEAVMYLGFDFSELPNGTMRLRRVLTVLSEMPKGDEIVLKLAETFKEKVDYQKAIEAYNTYLDMYPKSPGAPFVLRDLASLYAEVGDMTLADATMDRLVEDYGKDWQVTLDSTGDTARVSSTDSLIREAMLYTAGIHHRKAIQEGTYEEWSTAAERYGNFIDQYPDDPEVYGLRFALAEAYYEMGKYIDAANNYTRVAFDGTYDTLTLPAAYEAVTSFNQWYSQDSSSDERQDSMLVAAQRYMGVWDERPGTDISDPVNISMSMGKMLYEAERYEEAKNWYMKVIDDFPSSEASASASAMIAQSYYNLGDLSSSESWFLRAASQSSDTTLSRQAALIAFQSASNLTETDTMKAATFLEVHGKYSDREEGKKALFNAGVIFFNAGYETRAVEVFRSYIRNYDYQEDSLLYSAYMNLANIAISKAERADSAGLQSGNLWNEAASALESFTARYPSSQGTKDAVYWTGKSFFGARNFQGAENSFMRVANGTSFSEELHYQSLHRQALSLDSLGLNSDADNVRRRILMDYFEGGRAAGVSPSEIEMDMIDVVEIDFETIKGTELYWPIDNSYPPYDADMKAIAENLTRIAGLRAGLSTIAALFLLGQCNEDYARAFREAEYDPSWTEDEQIYFQEQLEQQALPYEDAAVQFYLASMQTAESNGLTDNRWYRDAQEAVENLKKFRPDLFPDEQNYDSIEEETTSP; from the coding sequence GTGAGAAAGTATTCGGACTCTGTTTTTCTTCTTTTTATGTCCACTGTTGCGTTTTTCCTGTCATCATGCGGACCCGGACGACTGGATCCCGAACAGGAACTTCTTCGCCTCGAGAGCGAAAAAAAACAGCTCGAACTTCTTCAGGAAGAATACATGGACGCCACGGCTCTTTATCTTGAGAACCTGCTTTCTTTTTACCCGAACAATCCCTTCGGAGCAGATGCCGCCCTGAGGCTTTCCGAAATTTACAGAATAAAATCCAAGAGTGAATACGAGCGAAGGATTGATGAGTGGATGACAGGCGGATTTTCCGGACTGGAACCATTCCCTGAGTACGGACGCGCCAAAAATATGTACATGCAGGTTATAACTAAATATGAAGGCATAGACACTGTATCGGCCATTGAAGCGTATTACGCTCTCGCTTCGATACTTGAAGAAGAGGGCAGTGTTGATTCGGCAAGTATAATGTACAGGAAGCTCGTGGAAAGGTATCCCGGAAGCGCGAGGGCACCCGCAGCGTGTTTCCGGCTCGGTCTCTATTATTTCAATTTCAGGCACGAAGGGCTCGGAAAAGTGGATCTCGCCATAGATTATTTCGACAAAGTCCTCGAATATCCTGACGATCCCAATTACGACAAAGCTGTTTATATGATTGGATGGCTCAACAGGGTTGCCGGACCCGATTCTATCCCCGCTTCAATAACCCATTTCCTTTTCCTCCTCGAGATGTCGGCCGAGGAGGGAAGAACGGAACTTGCCGACGAAGCAGTCATGTATCTTGGCTTCGATTTTTCCGAGCTTCCAAACGGCACTATGAGGCTCCGCAGGGTGCTGACCGTTCTTTCGGAGATGCCAAAAGGCGACGAGATCGTCCTCAAACTCGCCGAGACTTTCAAAGAAAAGGTGGATTACCAAAAGGCAATTGAAGCGTACAATACTTACCTCGACATGTATCCGAAAAGTCCTGGTGCACCTTTTGTCCTGCGTGATCTGGCATCGCTTTACGCCGAAGTCGGAGACATGACTCTGGCCGACGCGACAATGGACAGGCTGGTCGAAGATTACGGAAAAGACTGGCAGGTCACTCTTGACAGCACCGGCGACACCGCGAGAGTGTCTTCCACCGACTCACTCATACGTGAAGCGATGCTTTACACAGCCGGAATACATCACAGAAAAGCCATTCAGGAGGGCACGTATGAAGAGTGGTCCACGGCGGCTGAAAGATACGGAAATTTTATAGACCAGTATCCGGATGATCCTGAAGTTTACGGACTTAGATTCGCCCTCGCGGAAGCTTATTACGAAATGGGAAAATATATTGACGCCGCGAACAATTACACTCGTGTGGCTTTCGACGGGACATACGACACTTTGACCTTGCCGGCCGCCTACGAAGCGGTGACGTCCTTCAATCAATGGTATTCGCAGGACAGCTCTTCGGACGAGAGACAGGACAGTATGCTCGTCGCGGCTCAAAGGTACATGGGCGTGTGGGACGAAAGACCCGGCACTGATATTTCAGATCCTGTCAACATTTCGATGTCAATGGGTAAAATGCTTTACGAGGCCGAAAGATACGAAGAAGCAAAGAACTGGTACATGAAAGTCATCGATGATTTTCCTTCTTCGGAAGCTTCCGCCTCGGCGTCGGCGATGATCGCCCAGAGCTACTACAATCTTGGAGACCTGTCTTCTTCTGAAAGCTGGTTCCTCAGAGCCGCCTCACAGTCAAGCGACACGACTTTGTCGAGGCAGGCTGCCCTGATAGCCTTTCAGTCAGCTTCGAATCTTACTGAGACGGACACTATGAAAGCCGCAACTTTCCTCGAAGTCCACGGCAAGTATTCAGACCGCGAAGAAGGGAAAAAAGCGCTTTTCAACGCCGGAGTCATTTTTTTCAACGCCGGTTACGAGACCAGAGCCGTTGAAGTTTTCAGATCTTACATTCGGAATTATGACTACCAGGAAGACAGCCTCCTTTATTCGGCGTACATGAATCTGGCCAACATCGCCATTTCAAAGGCCGAAAGAGCTGACAGCGCGGGTCTTCAAAGCGGAAACCTCTGGAATGAGGCGGCGAGCGCCCTCGAATCATTCACCGCGAGATACCCTTCCTCCCAGGGAACCAAAGACGCCGTGTATTGGACTGGCAAATCGTTTTTCGGGGCGAGGAACTTCCAGGGGGCAGAGAATTCGTTCATGAGAGTTGCCAATGGTACGTCTTTTTCCGAAGAACTCCATTACCAATCTCTTCACAGGCAGGCTTTATCACTGGACAGTCTAGGTTTGAATTCAGACGCTGACAATGTCAGAAGAAGGATATTGATGGATTATTTCGAAGGAGGCAGAGCCGCCGGTGTGTCGCCTTCAGAAATTGAAATGGACATGATAGATGTCGTAGAAATAGATTTTGAGACAATCAAGGGAACTGAACTTTACTGGCCGATTGACAATTCATATCCCCCATACGACGCCGACATGAAGGCTATCGCGGAGAATCTGACGAGAATAGCCGGCCTCAGAGCAGGGCTTTCGACAATAGCGGCTTTGTTCCTTCTCGGCCAGTGCAATGAAGATTACGCGAGAGCTTTCAGGGAAGCAGAGTATGACCCTTCGTGGACGGAAGATGAACAAATATATTTTCAGGAACAGCTGGAACAGCAAGCGCTTCCTTATGAAGATGCCGCGGTCCAATTCTATCTTGCGTCGATGCAGACTGCGGAAAGCAACGGGCTCACTGACAACAGATGGTACCGGGACGCTCAAGAGGCTGTGGAAAATCTTAAAAAATTCAGACCGGATTTGTTCCCTGATGAACAAAACTATGATAGCATCGAAGAAGAAACAACTTCGCCTTAG
- a CDS encoding MotA/TolQ/ExbB proton channel family protein, whose amino-acid sequence MAFIQFYKNGGWAMHFIALVALVSLGLIIERLVFLMRSGINADNFLRIVTKKLRDGDYNGAIRHCDGTGKPLSKIIGAGLRNYKGDVREMQNAVDEVGLAEIPRLNKRLNYLPVLAQVATLLGLLGTIAGLLKSFGALLTASASTRTLELIQGISVALNTTFFGLLVAIPVMLLHSFLQSRADGIVDDIDEYSVRIMNMLQDIKKD is encoded by the coding sequence ATGGCTTTCATCCAGTTTTACAAGAATGGCGGATGGGCTATGCACTTTATCGCTCTTGTAGCTTTGGTATCACTCGGTTTGATAATCGAAAGGCTTGTTTTCCTGATGAGATCAGGCATAAATGCCGATAATTTCCTGCGCATAGTCACTAAAAAACTCAGAGACGGTGATTACAATGGGGCGATAAGGCACTGCGACGGAACCGGAAAACCTCTTTCAAAAATTATCGGTGCCGGCCTGAGAAACTACAAAGGCGACGTGAGGGAGATGCAGAACGCCGTTGATGAAGTTGGTCTCGCTGAAATCCCGAGATTGAACAAGCGCCTGAATTATCTTCCGGTTCTCGCTCAGGTTGCAACGCTTCTGGGACTTCTGGGAACCATAGCTGGTCTGTTGAAATCTTTCGGCGCTCTTTTGACGGCGAGTGCTTCAACCAGAACTTTAGAGCTTATTCAGGGCATATCGGTTGCTCTCAATACAACCTTTTTCGGTTTGCTGGTCGCCATACCCGTTATGCTCTTGCATTCTTTTCTGCAATCCAGGGCAGACGGCATAGTTGACGACATTGACGAATACTCGGTCAGGATTATGAATATGCTTCAGGACATAAAGAAGGATTGA
- a CDS encoding biopolymer transporter ExbD: MPIETDRTSDKSWKWFPKPPTKRKMMFRKSISSLKSSNSSRGPGSERQTPVLQLTSLIDMFTIILIFLLLNFSTDPNQSPPPMDVNLPTVISEEEIEEKTRVGVNVVTANSYSITLDQTSIIESAEKMPAKTDTFIAPLLDKLRETYEIAIQTAEINQIDPDSVKVIIQADSLASYNLITQIVNTCTMAGYKKVSVMVITPKY, from the coding sequence ATGCCAATAGAAACCGACCGGACTTCTGATAAATCGTGGAAATGGTTTCCCAAACCTCCCACCAAAAGAAAGATGATGTTCAGGAAGTCCATTTCGTCTCTCAAATCATCAAACTCATCCAGGGGACCGGGTTCGGAGAGGCAAACTCCAGTCCTTCAACTGACTTCACTCATAGACATGTTCACGATAATTCTAATATTTCTTCTTCTTAATTTTTCGACAGATCCTAATCAGAGCCCTCCTCCAATGGACGTAAACCTTCCGACCGTCATTTCGGAAGAAGAAATTGAAGAGAAAACTCGTGTGGGTGTAAACGTTGTAACGGCGAACAGTTATTCCATCACGCTCGATCAGACTTCGATAATCGAATCGGCTGAAAAAATGCCGGCGAAAACAGACACTTTCATAGCTCCGCTTCTCGACAAACTAAGAGAGACTTACGAGATCGCTATTCAGACTGCGGAAATAAACCAGATTGACCCTGACTCAGTAAAAGTAATAATCCAGGCCGACAGCCTGGCCAGTTATAATCTGATTACTCAGATTGTCAACACCTGCACGATGGCAGGATACAAAAAAGTTTCGGTTATGGTTATAACACCGAAATACTGA